A stretch of Brassica rapa cultivar Chiifu-401-42 chromosome A08, CAAS_Brap_v3.01, whole genome shotgun sequence DNA encodes these proteins:
- the LOC103835716 gene encoding probable beta-1,3-galactosyltransferase 5 — translation MKTKISKRLSLTWVSLLCISCFFLGAMFNSRFRGSDSGSQLMLHRRDQEVNVVTEEYAHEKKKSQEKDVIQEVLKTHKAIESLDKSVSMLQKQLSVRQSHQQIVDVATTNTSTEGSQRKKVFMVIGINTAFSSRQRRDSLRDSWMPQGEKLEKLEKEKGIVVKFMIGHSAVPHSIVDKEIDSEDAQYKDFYRLDHVEGYYNLSAKTKTFFSSAVATWDAEFYVKIDDDVHVNLGMLASTLALHRHKPRVYIGCMKSGPVLTKKTAKYREPEFWKFGEEGNKYFRHATGQIYAISKDLATYISNNQPILHKYANEDVTLGSWFLGLEVEHIDDRNFCCGTPPVCEMRAEVGDVCVASFDWKCSGVCKSVDRMWLVHAVCGEGDQAVWDAHL, via the exons ATGAAGACCAAAATCTCGAAGAGACTATCACTGACATGGGTTTCGCTTCTCTGCATCTCCTGCTTTTTTCTCGGAGCAATGTTCAACTCCAG ATTTCGTGGGTCGGATTCCGGTAGCCAGCTCATGTTACACCGGCGAGATCAGGAAGTTAACGTAGTTACCGAGGAATATGCTCATGAGAAA AAAAAATCACAAGAAAAAGATGTGATTCAAGAAGTTCTTAAAACCCATAAAGCAATAGA ATCATTGGACAAGTCAGTGTCTATGCTTCAGAAGCAGCTCTCTGTTAGACAAAGCCATCAACAAATTGTGGATGTCGCAACAACAAATACTTCAACAGAAGGAAGCCAAAGGAAGAAAGTTTTCATGGTGATTGGTATCAACACTGCATTTAGCAGTAGACAACGTCGTGATTCTCTAAGAGACTCTTGGATGCCTCAGG GGGAAAAGCTTGAGAAATTGGAAAAAGAGAAGGGTATTGTCGTCAAGTTCATGATCGGACACAG TGCGGTACCACATAGTATAGTGGATAAGGAAATTGATTCAGAAGATGCTCAATACAAAGATTTCTATAGGCTG GATCATGTAGAAGGATATTATAATCTGTCTGCGAAAACCAAAACCTTCTTTTCAAGTGCAGTTGCAACATGGGATGCTGAGTTTTACGTTAAGATTGATGATGATGTTCATGTTAATCTTG GTATGCTTGCTTCCACATTAGCTCTTCACCGTCATAAGCCGAGGGTCTACATTGGATGCATGAAATCAGGACCAGTTCTTACTAAGAA GACGGCCAAATATCGTGAGCCCGAGTTTTGGAAGTTTGGAGAGGAAGGTAACAAATATTTTCGACATGCTACAGGACAGATCTATGCCATCTCAAAGGATCTTGCGACATATATATCTAACAACCA GCCAATTTTGCACAAGTATGCAAATGAAGATGTGACATTAGGGTCATGGTTCCTCGGTCTTGAGGTTGAGCATATAGATGATCGTAATTTCTGTTGTGGTACTCCTCCAG TTTGTGAAATGAGGGCTGAGGTTGGAGACGTGTGTGTGGCGTCATTCGACTGGAAGTGCAGTGGGGTATGCAAATCAGTCGATAGAATGTGGCTGGTTCATGCCGTGTGTGGAGAAGGTGACCAAGCTGTGTGGGATGCACATTTGTAA
- the LOC117127411 gene encoding uncharacterized protein LOC117127411 isoform X1, which yields MSSTPHDSPLHDSPIHDSPLHDSPIHDSYLHDSLQLDSNEFCTTLKLPGRVYEAVETPDNPKAIIHHSKIDYIEKVEDILGKEEFSFIENSHIGSILKLVKRNRVQFSEELFHFLMQRRVLTQGEDLWFTFSDQPMRFSLREFHLTTGLRCEEDQTITEPLFKIMKKPYIWMLGKIDKFTVRTLYEMFKKKARSMPTLERLSLGTAILTEAVIMAENPSSKIPRDRLQRYMNYRSHKIAWGKTAYRILMRSVKSLSASSWTGDSYEVSGFALAINLWAMSSVNVLGKSLGKPCETSSSSDPLCLHWDSTRTPTIAEVLELEKINNVEVSTVIGLAEEYKHLVGATHSDDADFHSVVKLVQQGYKMRRSDWEKGFVDMFVATEDIGQQRKTKDEDAEHGEDLNHNEDEEEKKDEEEKTDEEENKDEEYQKDKEQRKDKNHSMSNSEKLDKLIQMVRDLDKRVVMIQNVLGVKFNDSSPNKEDCENGASSGDRRSAQDYENEEDTINEEANSDDKKNAPDDENEEDTIAEAANSEDTIAEEANSGDGRSALDDENEKEICDEEAKSGTEHQREEENILGEIETTQKITQDEDTEKLESESCLKQTSQVTSPTPTFNTPNFDTRVSSPNPTFTSPKFDLLSQESHSGKGTNEVLMRDVYEIPVFQPLMKIKKRLVQQHSQVNEDVEPPLQKKFKADTDNVPLRRSERGQIPSIHTQPPFTGARKKHPILHPFEPVDKTRKEKMREWKMSNKRKKLRINQEIVNAKWFSDIETPGKKLSKTHIEAGFELLKLRQINNPDLFLNKTALVVGVKFLEEIDEFYDEFLDDKKGFQFGAGFDKYNIEKNINFLYSAIAVAEKYWLGVVINLEKRNITAFNCAAMKFTDASLVPYVNAYAMALPFMIRYFFKDVSMDTSKFSIKIVSEGFPQVLKIEDSGVYALKLIECHAMRIVDLTKLSEEKIAIIREKLAVDIFSELQ from the exons ATGTCGTCTACTCCTCACGATTCTCCTCTACACGATTCTCCTATACACGATTCTCCTCTTCACGATTCTCCTATTCATGATTCTTATCTTCACGATTCTCTACAA TTGGATAGCAACGAGTTTTGCACAACCTTGAAATTGCCTGGGAGGGTTTATGAAGCTGTAGAAACACCAGATAATCCCAAAGCGATAATCCATCACTCAAAGATTGATTATATCGAGAAGGTGGAAGATATATTAGGAAAAGAAGAGTTTTCTTTCATAGAGAACTCTCACATTGGGAGCATTTTGAAGTTGGTTAAAAGGAATAGGGTTCAATTTTCAGAAGAGTTGTTCCATTTTCTAATGCAGCGAAGAGTATTGACGCAAGGAGAGGATCTCTGGTTTACTTTCTCGGACCAGCCTATGAGGTTTTCACTAAGGGAATTTCATCTGACAACAGGCTTACGTTGTGAGGAAGATCAGACAATAACAGAGCCGCTGTTCAAAATAATGAAGAAGCCATACATTTGGATGCTGGGCAAGATTGATAAGTTTACGGTGAGAACGTTATATGAAATGTTTAAAAAGAAAGCACGAAGCATGCCAACACTAGAAAGATTATCCCTTGGAACAGCAATACTCACAGAAGCGGTAATTATGGCAGAAAATCCGAGTTCTAAAATCCCGAGAGACAGGTTGCAGCGTTATATGAACTATCGCTCACACAAGATTGCTTGGGGTAAAACTGCTTATAGAATCTTGATGAGAAGTGTAAAAAGTTTGAGTGCAAGTTCCTGGACAGGAGATAGTTATGAAGTGAGTGGTTTTGCGCTAGCCATAAATCTGTGGGCAATGTCATCAGTGAATGTGCTTGGTAAATCTTTGGGAAAGCCATGCGAGACATCCTCTTCTTCTGATCCGTTGTGTCTACATTGGGACTCAACAAGAACTCCGACAATAGCTGAAGTGTTAGAGCTGGAGAAGATAAACAAT GTTGAGGTTAGCACAGTGATTGGATTGGCTGAGGAATACAAACATTTGGTGGGGGCAACACATAGTGACGATGCTGACTTTCACAGTGTTGTGAAactagttcaacaaggataCAAAATGAGGAGAAGCGATTGGGAGAAAGGTTTTGTGGATATGTTTGTTGCAACAGAAGATATAGGTCAACAACGCAAGACAAAAGACGAAGATGCAGAGCATGGTGAAGATCTGAACCAtaatgaagatgaagaggaaaagaaagatgaagaggaaaAGACAGATGAAGAGGAAAATAAAGATGAAGAGTATCAAAAGGATAAGGAgcaaagaaaagataaaaatcATTCCATGTCTAACAGCGAGAAACTTGATAAGCTAATCCAAATGGTTCGTGATTTGGATAAGCGAGTAGTAATGATCCAGAATGTTTTAGGAGTTAAG tttaacgACAGTTCACCAAACAAAGAAGATTGTGAAAATGGAGCTAGTTCTGGTGATAGAAGAAGTGCAcaagattatgaaaatgaagaagatacaATTAATGAAGAAGCAAACtctgatgataaaaaaaatgcaccagatgatgaaaatgaagaagatacaATTGCTGAAGCAGCAAACTCTGAAGATACAATTGCTGAAGAAGCAAACTCTGGCGATGGAAGAAGTGCACTGgatgatgaaaatgaaaaagagatATGTGATGAAGAAGCAAAATCTGGTACAGAGCATCAAAGGGAAGAAGAGAATATTCTTGGGGAAATTGAGACTACACAAAAAATCACTCAAGACGAAGACACAGaaaaacttgaatcagaaaGTTGCTTGAAACAAACGTCGCAG GTTACGTCGCCTACTCCAACATTCAATACTCCAAACTTTGATACAAGg GTTTCATCGCCTAATCCAACATTTACGTCTCCTAAGTTTGATCTCCTTTCCCAAGAAAGTCATAGTGGAAAGGGTACAAATGAG GTTCTTATGAGAGATGTTTATGAGATTCCTGTTTTCCAACctctaatgaaaataaaaaagagattgGTACAACAACACAGCCAG GTAAACGAAGATGTTGAGCCTCCACTTCAAAAGAAGTTTAAAGCTGATACAGATAATGTTCCGCTAAGAAGAAGTGAAAGAGGTCAAATACCATCCATTCATACACAACCACCGTTTACAGGAGCAAGGAAGAAACATCCGATTCTTCATCCCTTTGAGCCAGTTgataaaacaagaaaagaaaaaatgagaGAATGGAAAATGTCAAACAAAAGAaa GAAGCTGAGAATCAATCAAGAGATAGTAAACGCAAAGTGGTTTTCGGATATTGAAACTCCGggaaaaaaactttcaaaaacg catATTGAAGCAGGTTTTGAGTTGCTGAAACTGAGACAGATAAACAATCCAGATTTGTTTCTGAACAAAACTGCCTTAGTTGTTGGAGTGAAGTTTCTTGAAGAAATAGATGAGTTTTATGATGAGTTTTTAGATGACAAGAAAGGTTTCCAATTTGGAGCAGGCTTTGACAAGTACAACATAGAGAAGAATATCAACTTCCTCTATTCGGCCATTGCAGTAGCAGAGAAGTATTGGCTTGGAGTTGTAATCAACTTGGAGAAGAGAAATATCACAGCATTCAATTGTGCAGCAATGAAGTTCACAGATGCGAGTTTGGTCCCTTACGTTAATGCATATGCGATGGCTCTCCCATTCATGATTCGCTACTTCTTCAAAGATGTCAGCATGGATACAAGCAAGTTCTCGATAAAAATTGTATCTGAAGGTTTCCCACAG GTTCTTAAAATAGAAGACAGTGGAGTTTATGCATTGAAGCTGATAGAGTGCCATGCAATGCGTATAGTGGATTTGACAAAGCTGAGTGAAGAAAAAATTGCAATCATCCGAGAAAAGTTGGCGGTTGATATCTTCTCGGAATTACAATGA
- the LOC117127411 gene encoding uncharacterized protein LOC117127411 isoform X2, with protein MSSTPHDSPLHDSPIHDSPLHDSPIHDSYLHDSLQLDSNEFCTTLKLPGRVYEAVETPDNPKAIIHHSKIDYIEKVEDILGKEEFSFIENSHIGSILKLVKRNRVQFSEELFHFLMQRRVLTQGEDLWFTFSDQPMRFSLREFHLTTGLRCEEDQTITEPLFKIMKKPYIWMLGKIDKFTVRTLYEMFKKKARSMPTLERLSLGTAILTEAVIMAENPSSKIPRDRLQRYMNYRSHKIAWGKTAYRILMRSVKSLSASSWTGDSYEVSGFALAINLWAMSSVNVLGKSLGKPCETSSSSDPLCLHWDSTRTPTIAEVLELEKINNVEVSTVIGLAEEYKHLVGATHSDDADFHSVVKLVQQGYKMRRSDWEKGFVDMFVATEDIGQQRKTKDEDAEHGEDLNHNEDEEEKKDEEEKTDEEENKDEEYQKDKEQRKDKNHSMSNSEKLDKLIQMVRDLDKRVVMIQNVLGVKFNDSSPNKEDCENGASSGDRRSAQDYENEEDTINEEANSDDKKNAPDDENEEDTIAEAANSEDTIAEEANSGDGRSALDDENEKEICDEEAKSGTEHQREEENILGEIETTQKITQDEDTEKLESESCLKQTSQVTSPTPTFNTPNFDTRVSSPNPTFTSPKFDLLSQESHSGKGTNEVLMRDVYEIPVFQPLMKIKKRLVQQHSQVNEDVEPPLQKKFKADTDNVPLRRSERGQIPSIHTQPPFTGARKKHPILHPFEPVDKTRKEKMREWKMSNKRKKLRINQEIVNAKWFSDIETPGKKLSKTHIEAGFELLKLRQINNPDLFLNKTALVVGVKFLEEIDEFYDEFLDDKKGFQFGAGFDKYNIEKNINFLYSAIAVAEKYWLGVVINLEKRNITAFNCAAMKFTDASLVPYVNAYAMALPFMIRYFFKDVSMDTSKFSIKIVSEGS; from the exons ATGTCGTCTACTCCTCACGATTCTCCTCTACACGATTCTCCTATACACGATTCTCCTCTTCACGATTCTCCTATTCATGATTCTTATCTTCACGATTCTCTACAA TTGGATAGCAACGAGTTTTGCACAACCTTGAAATTGCCTGGGAGGGTTTATGAAGCTGTAGAAACACCAGATAATCCCAAAGCGATAATCCATCACTCAAAGATTGATTATATCGAGAAGGTGGAAGATATATTAGGAAAAGAAGAGTTTTCTTTCATAGAGAACTCTCACATTGGGAGCATTTTGAAGTTGGTTAAAAGGAATAGGGTTCAATTTTCAGAAGAGTTGTTCCATTTTCTAATGCAGCGAAGAGTATTGACGCAAGGAGAGGATCTCTGGTTTACTTTCTCGGACCAGCCTATGAGGTTTTCACTAAGGGAATTTCATCTGACAACAGGCTTACGTTGTGAGGAAGATCAGACAATAACAGAGCCGCTGTTCAAAATAATGAAGAAGCCATACATTTGGATGCTGGGCAAGATTGATAAGTTTACGGTGAGAACGTTATATGAAATGTTTAAAAAGAAAGCACGAAGCATGCCAACACTAGAAAGATTATCCCTTGGAACAGCAATACTCACAGAAGCGGTAATTATGGCAGAAAATCCGAGTTCTAAAATCCCGAGAGACAGGTTGCAGCGTTATATGAACTATCGCTCACACAAGATTGCTTGGGGTAAAACTGCTTATAGAATCTTGATGAGAAGTGTAAAAAGTTTGAGTGCAAGTTCCTGGACAGGAGATAGTTATGAAGTGAGTGGTTTTGCGCTAGCCATAAATCTGTGGGCAATGTCATCAGTGAATGTGCTTGGTAAATCTTTGGGAAAGCCATGCGAGACATCCTCTTCTTCTGATCCGTTGTGTCTACATTGGGACTCAACAAGAACTCCGACAATAGCTGAAGTGTTAGAGCTGGAGAAGATAAACAAT GTTGAGGTTAGCACAGTGATTGGATTGGCTGAGGAATACAAACATTTGGTGGGGGCAACACATAGTGACGATGCTGACTTTCACAGTGTTGTGAAactagttcaacaaggataCAAAATGAGGAGAAGCGATTGGGAGAAAGGTTTTGTGGATATGTTTGTTGCAACAGAAGATATAGGTCAACAACGCAAGACAAAAGACGAAGATGCAGAGCATGGTGAAGATCTGAACCAtaatgaagatgaagaggaaaagaaagatgaagaggaaaAGACAGATGAAGAGGAAAATAAAGATGAAGAGTATCAAAAGGATAAGGAgcaaagaaaagataaaaatcATTCCATGTCTAACAGCGAGAAACTTGATAAGCTAATCCAAATGGTTCGTGATTTGGATAAGCGAGTAGTAATGATCCAGAATGTTTTAGGAGTTAAG tttaacgACAGTTCACCAAACAAAGAAGATTGTGAAAATGGAGCTAGTTCTGGTGATAGAAGAAGTGCAcaagattatgaaaatgaagaagatacaATTAATGAAGAAGCAAACtctgatgataaaaaaaatgcaccagatgatgaaaatgaagaagatacaATTGCTGAAGCAGCAAACTCTGAAGATACAATTGCTGAAGAAGCAAACTCTGGCGATGGAAGAAGTGCACTGgatgatgaaaatgaaaaagagatATGTGATGAAGAAGCAAAATCTGGTACAGAGCATCAAAGGGAAGAAGAGAATATTCTTGGGGAAATTGAGACTACACAAAAAATCACTCAAGACGAAGACACAGaaaaacttgaatcagaaaGTTGCTTGAAACAAACGTCGCAG GTTACGTCGCCTACTCCAACATTCAATACTCCAAACTTTGATACAAGg GTTTCATCGCCTAATCCAACATTTACGTCTCCTAAGTTTGATCTCCTTTCCCAAGAAAGTCATAGTGGAAAGGGTACAAATGAG GTTCTTATGAGAGATGTTTATGAGATTCCTGTTTTCCAACctctaatgaaaataaaaaagagattgGTACAACAACACAGCCAG GTAAACGAAGATGTTGAGCCTCCACTTCAAAAGAAGTTTAAAGCTGATACAGATAATGTTCCGCTAAGAAGAAGTGAAAGAGGTCAAATACCATCCATTCATACACAACCACCGTTTACAGGAGCAAGGAAGAAACATCCGATTCTTCATCCCTTTGAGCCAGTTgataaaacaagaaaagaaaaaatgagaGAATGGAAAATGTCAAACAAAAGAaa GAAGCTGAGAATCAATCAAGAGATAGTAAACGCAAAGTGGTTTTCGGATATTGAAACTCCGggaaaaaaactttcaaaaacg catATTGAAGCAGGTTTTGAGTTGCTGAAACTGAGACAGATAAACAATCCAGATTTGTTTCTGAACAAAACTGCCTTAGTTGTTGGAGTGAAGTTTCTTGAAGAAATAGATGAGTTTTATGATGAGTTTTTAGATGACAAGAAAGGTTTCCAATTTGGAGCAGGCTTTGACAAGTACAACATAGAGAAGAATATCAACTTCCTCTATTCGGCCATTGCAGTAGCAGAGAAGTATTGGCTTGGAGTTGTAATCAACTTGGAGAAGAGAAATATCACAGCATTCAATTGTGCAGCAATGAAGTTCACAGATGCGAGTTTGGTCCCTTACGTTAATGCATATGCGATGGCTCTCCCATTCATGATTCGCTACTTCTTCAAAGATGTCAGCATGGATACAAGCAAGTTCTCGATAAAAATTGTATCTGAAG GTTCTTAA